The Triticum aestivum cultivar Chinese Spring chromosome 5A, IWGSC CS RefSeq v2.1, whole genome shotgun sequence genomic sequence gcttcgcgggagagttccgtcagcatgacggcatgatgacggtgatgatgttgctaccgacgcagggcttcgcctaagcaccgctacgatatgatcgaggtggattatggtggagggggcaccgcacacggcttggaacaatcaacttgtgtgtatttgggtgccccctgcccccgtatataaaggagcaaggggggaagtcggccggccttggtgcgccccaaggagaggaggaatcctcctcctagttggagtaggattcatcctttcctagtcctactaggaaggggaaagggggaaggaaatagagggagagggagagggaaagaggggtcgcgccccctcccctagtccaattcagactcctcataggagggggcgcgccacctcctgggctgcagccctctctctctctcccctcaggcccactaaggcccaatacttccccggggggttctggtaacccctccggcactccgttttctCTGGAACcatccggaacatttccggtgtccgaatatagccgtccaatatatcaatctttacatctcgaccatttcgagactcctcgtcatgtccgtgatcacatccgggactccaaaataccttcggtacatcaaaatacataaactcataataccgatcatcaccgaactttaagtgtgcggaccctacgggttcaagaactatgtagacatgaccgagactcgtccccggtcaataaccaatagcggaacctggatgctcatattggttcctacatattctgcgaagatctttatcggtcaaaccgcataacaacatacgttgttccctttgtcatcggtatgttacttgcccgagattcgatcgtcggtatcctcatacctagttcaatctcgttactgccaagtccctttactcgttccataatacatcatcctgcaactaactcattagtcacaatgcttgcaaggcttatagtgatgtgcattaccgagagggcccagagatacctcttcgacaatcagagtgacaaatcctaatctcgatctatgccaactcaacaggtaccatcggagacacctgtagagcacctttacaatcacccagttacattgtgaagtttggtagcacacaaaatgttcctccggtacacgggagtttcataatctcatagtcataggaacatgtataagtcatgaagaaagcaatagcaacaaactaaatgatcattgtgctaagctaacggaatgggtcaagtcaatcacatcattctctaatgatgtgatcccgttaatcaaatgacaactcatgtttatggttaggaaacataaccatcattgattcaacgagctagtcaagtaggggcaaactagtgacactctgtttgtctatgtattcacacatatactaagtttccggttaatacaattttagcatgaataataaatatttatcatgatataaggaaatataaataacaactttattattgcctctagggcatatttccttcagtctcccacttgcactagagtcaataatctagattacacagtaatgattctaacacccatggagccttggtgctgatcatgttttgctcgtggaagaggcttggtcaatgggtctgcaacattcagatccgtatgtatcttgcaaatctctaagtctcccacctggacttggtcccggatggagttgaagcgtctcttgatgtacttggttctcttgtgaaatctgcattcctttgccaaagcaattgcaccaatattgtcacaaaagattttcattggacccgatgcactaggtatgacacctagatcgaatatggactccttcatccagactccttcatttgctgctaccgaagcagctatgtattccgcttcacatgtagatcccgctacgacgctttgtttagaactgcaccaactgacaggtccaccgtttaataaaaacatgtatccggtttgcgatttagaatcatctggatcagtgtcaaagcttgcatcgacgtaaccatttacgacgagctctttgtcacctcataaatgagaaacatatccttcattcttttcaggtatttcaggatgttcttgaccgctgccagtgatccactcctggattactttggtacctccctggtaaactaatagcaaggcacacatcaggtctggtacacaacattgcatacatgatagagcctatggctgaagcatagggaacatcttttattttctctctatcttctgcaatggtcgggcattgagtcttactcaatttcacaccttgtaacacaggcaagaaccctttctttgcttgatccattttgaacttcttcaaaactttgtcaaggtatgtgctttgtaaaagtccaattaagcgtcttgatctatctctatagatcttgatgcccaatatataagcagcttcaccgaggtctttcattgaaagactcttattcaaatatccttttatgctatccagaaattctatatcatttccaatcaacaatatgtcatccacatataatatcagaaatgctacagagctcccactcactttattgtaaatacaggcttctccaaaagtttgtataaaactatatgctttgatcacactatcaaaacgtttattccaactccgagaggcttgcaccagtccataaatggatcgctggagcttgcatactttgttagctccctttggatcgacaaaaccttccggttgcatcatatacaactcttcttccagaaatccattcaggaatgcagttttgacatccatttgccaaatttcataatcataaaataggcaattgctaacatgattcagacagacttaagcatcgctacgggtgagaaggtctcatcgtagtcaactccttgaacttgtcgaaaaccttttgcaacaagtcaagctttgtagacagtaacattaccgtcagtaaCTCCAATtaggctgaattttggacacgatttttatccggatattagctttattgcggcaaaataagggcaacaaccgccttacggggtgtcatGAGGGTCAGAGGCGCGCttgccccccctgcctcgtggccccctcgggcatcgtctcgcattgattcttcttcccaaaaaatcacatatattccaaaaaaatctccgtcagtttttatcccgtttggactccatttgatatggattttctgcaaaacaaaaaacatgtaacaaacaggaactggcactgtgcactagatcaatatgtttgtccccaaaaatagtataaaaagttgccaaaagtatatgaaagttgtataatattggcatggaacaatcaaagttatagatatgacggagacatatcagtcacaatggctcaagacaatactaaattgtgtgatttttctaataccaacaataatgacttCATTaacactctgattgctcctcttaccgatgctgaatcttgtgaaattaatactgctttgctgaaccttgttatgaaagatccattttctggccttcctagtgaagatgtcgctacccatctaaacagctttgttgatttgtgtgatatgcaaaagaagaaagatgtggataatgatattgttaaattgaagctatttccgttttctcttagagatcgtgctaaaacttggttttcgtctttgcctaaaaatagtattgattcatggaataagtgcaaagatgcttttatctctaagtattttcctcccgctaggatcatctctcttagaaacaatattatgaattttaagcaactggatcacgagcatgttgcacaatcttgggagaggatgaaattaatgatacgtaatttccctactcatggattaaacttatggatgatcatacaatttttttatgttggattgaatttttcttctagaaatattttagatttgaCCGcgtgaggcacttttatggaaatcactttaggagaagctactaaactcctagataacattatggataattattctcaatggcacaccgaaagatctactagtaaaaaggttcatgctatagaagaaattaatgttttaagtggaaagatggatgaacttatgaaattgttggctaataagagtgtttcttctaatcctaatgatatccctttgtctactttgattgagaataataatgaatctatggatgtgaattttgttggtaggaacaattttggtaacaacgcgtatagaggaaactttaatcctaggccgtttcctagtaattcctctaataattatggtaattcctacaacaactcttatggaaattttaataatatgccctctgattttgagactagtgttaaagaatttatgatttcgcaaaagaatttcaatgctttgcttgaagaaaaattgcctaagattgatgagttggctaggaacgtgaatagaatttatcttgatgttgattctttgaaacttagatccattccacctaagaatgatatcaatgagtctctcaaatctataagaatttccattgacgagtgcaaagaaagaaccgctaggatgcgtgctaaaaaagattgctttataaaagcatgttcttctagttttcacgataataaggatgaagatctaaaagtgattgatgtgtctcctattaaatctttgttttgcaatatgaatcatgataattatgggactggagatgagtcaactttagctaaaaggcgtcccaatgatttggagtttttagatctgaaggaaatatgccgtagaggcaataataaagttattatttatttccttatatcatgataaatgtttattattcatgctagaattgtattaaccggaaacataatacatgtgtgaatacatagacaaacaaagtgtcactagtatgcctctacttgactagctcgttgatcaaagatggttatgtttcctagccatagacataagttgtcatttgattaatgggatcacatcattaggagaatgatgtgattgacttgacccattccgttagcttagcacttgatcgtttagtatgttgctattgctttcttcatgacttatacatgttcctatgagtatgcgattatgcaactcccgtttatcggaggaacactttgtgtgctaccaaacgtcacaacataacggggtgattataaagatgctctacaggtgtctccgaaggtacttgttgagttggcatatttcgagattaggatttgtcaccccgattgtcggagaggtatctctgggtccgctcggtaatgcacatcactataagccttgcaagcattgtaactaatgagttagttgcgggatgacgtattacggaacaagtaaagagactttccggtaacaagattgaactaggtattgagataccgacgatcgaatctcgggcaagtaacatagtgatgacaaagggaacaacgtatgttgttatgcggtttgacctgtaaagatcttcatagaatatgtaggagccaatatgagcatccaagttccgctattggttattgaccggagacgtgtctcggtcatgtctacatagttctcgaacccgtagggtccgcacgcttaaagtttggtgacaatcggtattatgagtttttgtgttttgatgtaccaaagtgtgacgcccggataattaaactacagtaaacccttgttaatggtgccatgtcatcactttACTATTACTAATCCACGGTTGATAGAAATCGCAATCCAAATTCAAGTTCAAACTatagtgcaaaattcaaatttctcaaacatgcaaaataaaatgttcaaagtgttgcAAATATTGCATAATTATTTATGATGGTGAGACAACATTGTTTTAAAGTCTTTAATTGCTCCTAAGTATATATATCAGTGGCTAAAAAcaataattaaatgccttttataaattataaaatattaaactaaattTTTTTGGTGTCAAGCTTTTTGTGGCAGTTCTCAATGTTTCCTAGTATTTGTTTTGTCCAACTCCACTTTTTTAAAATTCATTTGGTGGCTTATTTAAATGCAAATGGAGGCTGTTAAAAGAAAACAGAATAATAAAAAGAAAactgagaagaagaaaaggaagagagagCACATGCCCCCACTGGCCCTCACCCAAGTCAGCCCACCTAACCCccggtcgtcttctcctgttcaCGACCGTGCCCGAACAGGATCGCGTCCCCGTCGAACCACCTCGTCGGCCATGCCGtgggaggataaggcctccaccgagGCGCCCCTCCCCCCAGATATCTTCTTCCCACTCGCCTCACTCCTCCTCGGCGCCCTCCCTCCCAGATCcatcttctctctctccctcgtcgTCCTCTCGGCTCACCCGAGCGCCAACGTCGCCGTCGTTGGCCACCaccgcggcgaccgtcttccccgtgCCTCTCCAACCTGTCCGTCTGCACCAACGTCGTCGACTGCGTCCTCCCCGTCCACAGGATCGAGCTTGGACCCCCTCGACCATCGGGATCGGGTTCTTCCCCGCACCTACGGCCGCCGACGAGCTCCGTCCGCTGCGACCGTCCTGCTACTGCTAATCCGTCGCCGGCCTTTCGTGTGCCACACCGTGAGCCTctactccttctcctcctcttccccgtTGGATTCGGTCCATTAGCGCATCTTCCGCTCGTTGCCGTAGCCTACGGCCGCTTGCACGACTCCCTCACCCGTGCTCCGTTGGCCTCTGGCCATGACCGGCTGCACCCGACCGCGTCCCCGTGCGTGCTCGCCCGCGCGTGGCGGTGCCTCCGCCGAGCCCACCGTCCTGCTGCCGCTGCTCATCGCCGGCCGGCGTTGCGGATGCCATGGCCGGAGCTCCGCTCCCGCGCGCGGTCATGCGCCCCTGTCGTGGCCCTCAAACGCACGCGAACCCCATGCATCGCCGCTCCCTGCGTTGCCACCCACCGCGCCCTGTCTCTGCTCGCGCCCGCCGTGGCCACGTCCTTGGACTGCACCCTGTAGCCGCCCCGCGCCTGCTTCGCGCGCGCCTGGCCGCGCCTGACCGCGCCGGCTGCTACCCTCGCCGCGCCTGGCCGCGCCTGACCGCGCCGGCTGCTACCCTCGCCGCGCCTTGCCTCCACCCCACCCGTGCTCGCCTGCTGCTGCTTGCTAGTTGCTACCACGGCGCTGCTGCTGCATCTACTACTGCCGCTGCTAACTGTACTATGTACTGCTAGCTACTGAAGATGCTACTAGCTAGCTTTTCTCTTTTTACAATGACTAACCCTCTATACAGCCCGTTAACATAGTCTAAACGGTTATTAACATTAGTAAAAATAATATGAGTAGAAACTATCCATGACAAACTTCATTTTATCCCATTGGAACAAATCCATTTGATGCATGGAATAAATCCTAcgaaaatcacaaaatgctatcttttGTTAACAGAAAACAGATTTGTGTGTTGCgtggtgtgtgtggtgtgtgttttGCGTGTGTGGCCGGCTGGGCCATTGTCCAGTACGGCTGGCCCCTTGTTTAATTAGGACTAGATTAGTTAGTGTTAAATTAGTGCTAATTTACTTTAATAGCAAATGACACGTGGACCACCCTGTTGGTTATCTCTAATTAATTGACTTAAAATGACAAGTAAGACCCACTAACACTGTTCACACATTGACCAAGGTCAACTTTGACTGTTGACCTGTTGGCTGGGCTTTGAGTGGCCTCACATGTCATTGACTGTGGCTGGCCCGGTCAGGGTATAAAAAGAATCAACATTATTTAAATTCGAAATAAATAATTAAAACAATTTTAGTatattaataaaactttgaaaaatcatataaattaaaccgtaagtcagatgaaaatgttttctacatgaaagttgcttagaaaaattcaacgaatccgaatacgcggtccgttcatctgtcacatgcccctagcatgttgaacatggaactttccccctctttttcctttgtccggaatccgcctaacgccgggaattcatcctcggatgtttccccccttcgtctgcaATGTGTAGTACCGTGTTAGAGCACGcctagcgctacgtatcgtcatgtcatgcttagtgatacctctgtttgctatgtatttactgtttcttccccctcttctctccggtagatcccgaggccgatgatgccccggtgatcgactacgtcgacgacgacccccctctcttgccagagcaaccagacaagccccccccccttaatcaccagatatcgcctactctcctctatactgcttgcattagagtagtgtagtatgttactgctttctgttaatcctattctcatgcatagcctgtcattgttgctacaactgttgataccttacctgcaatcctaaatgcttagtataggatgctagattatcatcagtggccctacactcttgtccgtctgccatgctatactactgggccgtgatcacttcgggaggtgatcacgggcatatactatatactttacattgttacattaccggtgatactgtttggagatgggggctgaaggggcaggtggctccatccaggtagtggtgggcttgagtttccgacggcccccgactgttactttgaggtagagcgacaaggcaggttgagactatctaggagagaggtgggcctggccctggtcggcgttcgcggatacataacacgcttaacgagatcttggtatttgatctgagtctggctactggcctatacgcactaaccatctatgcggggacagttatgggcacttgacgccgtggtatcagccgaagccttcatgacgtcagcgactgagcggcgcgcgccgggttggaccgcgtaacgcaacttcctttgtaacggaggttgctaggtctgctcaccggccgcgtacgcaacgtgcaggtgtgcaatgggcgatggacccagacccctacgccataggatttagaccggcgtgctgacctctctgttgtgcctaggtagggctgcgacgtgttgatcttccaaggccgggcatgacccagaaaagtgtgtccggacaaaggggatcgagcgtgttgggaaatgtggtgcacccttgcagggaagttaaactattcgaatagccgtgatcttcggtaataggacgacttggagttgtaccttgaccttatgacaactagaaccggatacttaataaaacacaccctttcaagtgccagatataacccggtgatcgctctctaacagggcgacgaggagaggatcatcgggcaggattatgctatgcgatgctatttggaggactttagtctactctcttctacatgctgcaagatggaggttaccagaagcgtagtcttcgatatgactagctatccccctcttattccggcattctgcagttcagtccacatatgatacccttattccatttgataccaatgcatacatatgtagtgtagctccttgcttgcgagtactttggatgagtactcacggttgctttgctccctctttccccctttctatactcgattgctgcgactagacggtggagcccaggagccagacgccactgtcgatgacgactactactactcgggaggtgcctactactacgtgcagcccgctgacgacgaccaggagtagtttaggaggatcccaggcaggaggcctgcgcctctttcgatctgtatcccagtttgtgctagccttcttaaggcaaacttgtttaacttatgtctgtactcagatattgttgcttccgctgactcttctatgatcaagctcttgtattcgagccctcgaggcccctggcttgtaatatgatgcttgtatgacttattttatttctagagttgtgttgtgatatcttcccgtgcgtccttgatcttgatcgtacatgtttgcgtgtatgattagtgtacgatcgaatcgggggcgtcacacaaagGTAGTTttgagtcccggatatgatcacggacatgacgaggagtcttgaaatggtcgatacgtaaagatcgatatattggacgactttattcggacaccgaaagtgttccgagtggtttccgataaaaaccggagtaccggggggttaccggaaccccccagggagttaattgggcctcatgggccttagtgggagaagaggaggggcggccagggcagccgcgcgccccctccccctctagtccgaattg encodes the following:
- the LOC123107702 gene encoding uncharacterized protein, coding for MPWEDKASTEAPLPPDIFFPLASLLLGALPPRSIFSLSLVVLSAHPSANVAVVGHHRGDRLPRASPTCPSAPTSSTASSPSTGSSLDPLDHRDRVLPRTYGRRRAPSAATVLLLLIRRRPFVCHTIPRPMMPR